The region ACCACTACCATCTACATCTTCAGTAGTAGTTATACTTACATAATCTTGAGTATATTTATCTCCATTAATATATACATATATTTGATCACCCTCATTATCTAAAAGAGTATCCGAACCATCTGGAAAATCAATAGTACTAATTTGTGAAATTGAAGGTGTTGATGTTGCATCTGGATCAATTGCATAATCATCCAAAGCACTAGTATAATTTGAAATTAATGCTTCAATATCTGATACTTTTGTAGATTGTGTTTTTATTCCTGATCCACTTAATACAGAAGAATCACTTTGTGCAGAATCTGTATAATCAGTCATTTTTGCAGAGTATGTTTCTATTTTATTTGAAAATTGTATTATTTGATTTCCTGCAACTTTTGTAAAATCACTAGTAAAAGATGTCCAATTTGAATTTGTTGAAGTGACATCATTATCTGCATCTAAAGGACTCATAGCCCAACCTTGAACCTCATTTCCTGAAGCATCTTGTAATGTTCCATTATCACCCATCCTGAAGTTACCAGCTCTGGTGTAATATAATTCAGATGTTCCAGTAGAACTTGCATCAGAAACAACAAAGAAGCCATCTCCATTTAATGCCATATCATATGATGAACCTGTTAAGTTTAGACTTCCTTGAGTATATTGTTTCTCAGCACTAGTAACGGTAGAACCTTTACCAATGCTATCTTGATACATTAAATCAGCAAATGATACCCTTGAGGCTTTATAACCTACAGTATTTACATTTGCAATATTATTTGATTCGTTATCTAATGCAACCTGTTGTGACGCTAAACCTGAAATTCCTGTCCATAATGCACCAATCATTTTAAATCCTTTATGATTACTTCTGTGATTAAAACCACATATAGAAATCATAAAGATTTAGAGTAAACTCTAGGTATTCATTTACTCACTTTTAAAAATAATATTTAAACAAAAAGAAACATTTTGTTTTTTTAGTAACATTAGTAAATTTTAGTAACATTACTATATGGAATTTTTTCAACTTCACTACCATAAGCTGTAGCATTGTCACTAGAATAAGACAAACTTATTCCACTTTGAGATAAATTTGAGGCTCCGCCACTAACAGATGCAACTAATTGATAATTTCCATTAGAATTCTCCATCATTGATGCCGTAATTCCATCAATTGAATTTAATTCTTCTGCGATTTCTTCATAAGTCTTTCCATAAGTACTTATTTCATGGCTATCTCCCGAACTATCAGTAATAGTTAAACTATCATTTTCATCAACACTTGTATCAAGATTATTTGAAATACTACTAGTCTCTTCAAATGAATAAACATCATAATAACCAGTGATTTCATAAGCAGATAAATATATTGTTCCATCTTCACCTTCAACCGATGAAACCTTATATTGTTTTGTATTTCCAGAATCATCAAGATTTCCATTTTCAATTACATTTCCAATTAATGCGGCAGAACTAGATAGAGATGTTTGAGCATATGATGTTGCTAAAGTTTCCATAGATTCGGCT is a window of Arcobacter sp. LA11 DNA encoding:
- a CDS encoding flagellar hook assembly protein FlgD, which produces MSTTSDITTTSSTDAYGNSYTTAVSGNDSLDNNDFITLMLTELSMQDPTEPVDSSTMLDDQLQLQTLETNISLAESMETLATSYAQTSLSSSAALIGNVIENGNLDDSGNTKQYKVSSVEGEDGTIYLSAYEITGYYDVYSFEETSSISNNLDTSVDENDSLTITDSSGDSHEISTYGKTYEEIAEELNSIDGITASMMENSNGNYQLVASVSGGASNLSQSGISLSYSSDNATAYGSEVEKIPYSNVTKIY